In Perognathus longimembris pacificus isolate PPM17 chromosome 3, ASM2315922v1, whole genome shotgun sequence, a single window of DNA contains:
- the Mlnr gene encoding motilin receptor, whose translation MDSPWNGSDSPRGTAEPQPRWAPLPPCDERRCSAFPLGALVPVTALCLGLFAIGVSGNVVTLLLIGRYRDMRTTTNLYLGSMAVSDLLILLGLPFDLYRLWRSRPWVFGSLLCRLSFYLGEGCTYATLLHVTALSVERYLAVCRPLRARALATRRRVRALIAALWAVALLSAGPFFFLVGVEQDPGVLAIPRGNETVLFPPTPPAWSWPSLGSSGSPLLSSPSSSATTAAAAALFSRECRPSRARLGALRVMLWVTTAYFFLPFLCLSLLYGLIGRELWKSRGPLQGPAALGRERGHRQTIRVLLSVVVAFIVCWLPFHVGRIIYINTEDSQMMYFSQYFNIVSLQLFYLSASINPILYNLISKKYRAAVWLRFHFNAPGLHEQNSQPNSQSPPHWSAHPGTRTKKSSSDFIPPRSKERNKLIPAGGDGKLSS comes from the exons ATGGACAGCCCCTGGAACGGAAGTGACAGCCCCCGGGGCACGGCGGAGCCGCAGCCCCGGTGGGCCCCATTGCCCCCCTGCGATGAGCGCCGGTGCTCGGCCTTCCCCCTGGGGGCGCTGGTGCCTGTGACCGCTCTGTGCCTGGGCCTGTTCGCTATCGGGGTGAGCGGCAACGTGGTGACCTTGCTGCTGATCGGGCGCTACCGGGACATGAGGACCACCACCAACTTGTACCTGGGCAGCATGGCCGTGTCCGACCTGCTCATCTTGCTCGGACTCCCCTTCGACCTGTACCGCCTGTGGCGCTCGCGACCCTGGGTGTTCGGGTCGCTGCTCTGCCGCCTGTCGTTTTACCTGGGCGAGGGCTGCACCTACGCCACGCTGCTGCACGTGACGGCGCTCAGCGTCGAGCGCTACCTGGCTGTGTGCCGCCCGCTCCGCGCGCGTGCGCTCGCCACCCGCCGCCGCGTGCGCGCGCTCATCGCCGCGCTCTGGGCCGTGGCGCTGCTCTCCGCCGGGCCCTTCTTCTTCCTGGTGGGCGTCGAGCAGGATCCGGGGGTCCTCGCCATCCCTCGTGGAAATGAAACGGTtctgttcccccccacccctccggcCTGGTCGTGGCCGTCGCTCGGGTCCTCGGGGTCGCCGCTGCTGTCCTCGCCGTCGAGTTCCGcgaccaccgccgccgccgccgcgctgtTCAGCCGAGAGTGCCGGCCGAGCCGCGCGCGGCTGGGCGCGCTGCGCGTCATGCTGTGGGTCACCACTGCCTACTTCTTCCTGCCCTTCCTGTGCCTCAGTCTCCTCTACGGGCTCATCGGGCGCGAGCTGTGGAAGAGCCGGGGGCCCCTACAAGGCCCCGCCGCCttagggagggagaggggccacCGGCAGACCATCCGTGTCCTGC TGTCAGTGGTTGTGGCATTTATAGTGTGCTGGTTGCCTTTTCATGTTGGCAGAATCATTTACATAAATACAGAAGACTCCCAGATGATGTACTTCTCTCAGTACTTCAACATTGTCTCTCTGCAACTTTTCTATCTCAGTGCCTCCATCAACCCAATTCTCTACAACCTCATTTCCAAGAAGTATCGCGCAGCTGTTT GGCTACGCTTCCACTTCAATGCTCCTGGGCTCCATGAACAAAATTCTCAACCCAACAGCCAATCTCCTCCTCACTGGTCTGCGCACCCTGGGACCCGCACCAAGAAATCCTCAAGTGACTTTATTCCGCCAAGATCAAAGGAGAGAAACAAGTTAATACCAGCCGGCGGCGATGGAAAGCTCAGTAGCTAA